A genomic region of Pseudomonadota bacterium contains the following coding sequences:
- a CDS encoding M23 family metallopeptidase: MMHPRTLTACLAALLAAASPSMAGTPNAFNRPAGGGPASYVTPRAEAGASPKAEALVKGLTRRSLVLGQRQRSERGEAARSPRARLASRGVGSTASRQGASLGPARNLAEYLGILDHTTPGGTITGRFSDWRSPSVYRAVGGRHNGYDVALPAGSTVVVGWPGRVSAITRWYGREYGITVISPDGFHTTYGHLAPCVRVGQSLEPGDPVGAIVRDHVDVKMKNAKGQAIDFAQLVPLSSPGERPVASALVNGEPGSESRVFPPLAGPDWTLRREAVNAALGYVKLRSDEASLAAGGSTAPVELLAQVRRDLAAARDRLAVEEVPEEVLLAAFLDNGAITSALTGSDGTATGGANALADWLRRQQTLKDARQAVPQLDQVLADLRD; encoded by the coding sequence ATGATGCATCCCCGCACCCTCACGGCCTGCCTGGCCGCCCTGCTCGCAGCCGCGAGCCCGTCGATGGCGGGTACGCCGAACGCCTTCAACCGCCCCGCAGGCGGCGGGCCCGCCTCCTACGTCACGCCGCGCGCCGAAGCGGGCGCGTCTCCGAAGGCGGAAGCCCTTGTAAAGGGGCTCACCCGCCGAAGCCTGGTCCTCGGACAGCGGCAGCGGTCCGAGCGAGGCGAGGCGGCGCGAAGCCCGCGCGCGCGGCTCGCTTCGCGCGGTGTGGGATCGACGGCGTCCCGCCAGGGCGCTTCGCTCGGTCCGGCGCGCAATCTCGCCGAGTACCTCGGCATCCTCGACCACACCACCCCGGGCGGCACCATCACGGGTCGCTTCAGCGACTGGCGGTCCCCTTCTGTCTATCGCGCGGTGGGTGGGCGTCACAACGGCTACGATGTCGCTCTTCCCGCGGGCTCCACCGTCGTCGTGGGCTGGCCCGGCCGCGTGAGCGCCATCACGCGCTGGTATGGCCGTGAGTACGGCATCACCGTGATCTCGCCGGACGGCTTCCACACCACCTACGGTCACCTGGCGCCGTGCGTGCGTGTCGGGCAGTCGCTCGAGCCTGGCGATCCCGTGGGTGCCATCGTGCGCGACCACGTCGATGTGAAGATGAAGAACGCCAAGGGGCAGGCCATCGACTTCGCGCAGCTCGTTCCCCTTTCGTCGCCGGGCGAGCGCCCCGTCGCATCGGCGCTCGTCAATGGCGAGCCTGGCAGCGAGAGCCGTGTGTTTCCGCCGCTGGCCGGACCAGACTGGACCCTGCGCCGGGAGGCCGTGAACGCGGCCCTCGGGTACGTGAAGCTGCGCAGCGACGAAGCGTCGCTTGCCGCGGGCGGATCGACCGCGCCCGTCGAGCTGCTGGCCCAGGTGCGTCGCGATCTCGCTGCAGCGCGCGATCGCCTGGCGGTGGAGGAAGTGCCGGAAGAGGTGCTGCTCGCCGCTTTTCTCGACAACGGCGCGATCACGAGCGCCCTCACAGGATCTGACGGCACCGCAACGGGGGGCGCCAACGCGCTGGCCGACTGGCTGCGCCGTCAGCAGACCTTGAAAGATGCGCGTCAGGCAGTCCCCCAGCTCGACCAGGTGCTCGCCGACCTCCGCGACTGA
- a CDS encoding ShlB/FhaC/HecB family hemolysin secretion/activation protein: MSHGERAIVRLGLLQRCLSVIVFAVLLLSRIAVAGGTDATARITVTAFTVEGNTLLDARDVDRVLSPYKGKALTFQGIRGVADALTRAYLDHGWFTVRVLVPQQRIGADGIVRLYVVQNKLGTFKVAGNKNYASPLLRHYFDDALRDPYPRREKFERAVLLVNELRGMKASTVIEPGEKPETVDVTLNVEDHNPMGFGVDFNNYGARLNGYNRPGATAHFGNLTGAADELVMHGFQSLAAQGVFTGVVAYTHPLGYDGTKLVASYSNAAFAVGQELQALDIRGTAAVYGLQISHPFIREPQHDLDLQAGFLVQNIHNSLFGIENSRDYLRAVQVGFTTAHTDSDGRWIGGVRLIQDLGLWVGGMRTNDPRSTNAAGGGFDVWLADLARVQRLGQHSLLLLRGSTQISTQRLPTANQYGLGGVDTVRGYFQASYLGDSGYNVNAEFRYMPIAEHPETLAITAFVDHGAAWQLRAPPGSIPSIDLTGAGLGFRLNPTKDMTLNFDLGYPIGNNFLTRTQGRHLVPYIFFSNDF, encoded by the coding sequence ATGTCGCACGGCGAGCGTGCAATCGTCAGGCTGGGGTTGCTGCAGCGATGCCTGTCTGTCATTGTGTTTGCCGTTCTGCTTCTCAGTCGCATCGCGGTTGCCGGCGGAACAGATGCTACGGCCAGGATCACCGTCACGGCTTTCACAGTCGAGGGCAACACGTTGCTCGATGCGCGCGACGTCGATCGCGTGCTCTCCCCGTACAAGGGCAAGGCGCTCACGTTCCAGGGCATTCGCGGCGTGGCGGACGCGCTGACCCGCGCCTACCTCGATCACGGCTGGTTCACGGTTCGGGTGCTCGTGCCGCAGCAGCGCATCGGCGCGGACGGCATCGTTCGCCTCTACGTGGTGCAGAACAAGCTCGGCACATTCAAGGTCGCGGGCAACAAGAACTACGCCTCCCCGCTGCTGCGCCACTACTTCGATGACGCGCTGCGGGATCCGTATCCGCGCCGGGAGAAGTTCGAACGGGCGGTGCTGCTCGTCAACGAGCTGCGTGGCATGAAGGCCAGCACGGTGATCGAGCCGGGGGAGAAGCCGGAGACGGTTGATGTCACCCTGAACGTTGAAGATCACAACCCGATGGGGTTCGGTGTCGACTTCAACAACTATGGGGCCCGTCTCAACGGCTACAACCGTCCCGGGGCCACCGCGCATTTCGGGAACCTCACCGGCGCGGCCGACGAGCTCGTCATGCACGGGTTCCAGAGCCTGGCGGCCCAGGGCGTGTTCACCGGGGTGGTCGCCTACACCCATCCGCTGGGCTATGACGGGACGAAGCTCGTCGCTTCCTACAGCAATGCCGCCTTCGCGGTGGGACAGGAGCTCCAGGCCCTCGACATCCGTGGCACCGCCGCGGTGTACGGGCTGCAGATCTCACACCCGTTCATCCGCGAGCCTCAGCACGACCTCGACCTCCAGGCCGGTTTCCTGGTGCAGAACATCCACAACTCGCTGTTCGGCATCGAGAACAGCCGGGACTATCTCCGCGCTGTGCAGGTGGGCTTCACAACGGCGCACACCGACAGCGATGGTCGCTGGATCGGTGGCGTGCGACTCATTCAGGATCTGGGCCTCTGGGTAGGCGGCATGCGCACGAACGACCCGCGGTCGACGAACGCCGCGGGTGGCGGTTTCGATGTGTGGCTTGCGGACCTGGCGCGTGTGCAGCGCCTGGGCCAGCACTCCCTGCTGCTGCTGCGGGGCAGCACACAGATCTCTACCCAGCGCCTGCCCACCGCAAACCAGTACGGCCTGGGCGGCGTTGACACGGTGCGCGGCTACTTCCAGGCCTCCTATCTCGGTGACTCCGGATACAACGTGAACGCCGAGTTCCGCTACATGCCCATCGCGGAGCATCCGGAGACCCTGGCCATCACCGCATTTGTCGACCACGGCGCAGCCTGGCAGCTGCGCGCGCCGCCGGGAAGCATTCCCAGCATCGACCTCACTGGCGCCGGGCTCGGCTTTCGCCTGAACCCGACCAAGGACATGACCCTCAACTTCGACCTCGGCTACCCCATCGGCAACAACTTCCTGACCCGCACCCAGGGGCGCCATCTGGTGCCCTACATCTTCTTCTCCAACGATTTCTAG